One Phenylobacterium hankyongense DNA segment encodes these proteins:
- a CDS encoding DsbA family protein encodes MTLISRTLLALTAALALAGCQKADDAAFGQRVHAYLMAHPEVIREAVQKLNEKEQLAAAKASTEALGKYRAQLERDPRDFVANPDGKFTVVEFFDYRCGYCKLAAPEVVKLIHDNPDIRFVFKEFPIFGEVSDTAARIALTAPGKTKGLQLYQTWMGEKALDEAAVDRHLQEAGLDPAAVRKASQDPAIQRQLTDTRQLAQALHIEGTPAFIIGDTLVPGADMTALRAAITVAKAGNLKKLG; translated from the coding sequence ATGACCCTGATTTCCCGCACCCTGCTCGCGCTCACCGCCGCCCTTGCCCTCGCCGGCTGCCAGAAGGCGGACGACGCCGCCTTCGGCCAACGGGTGCACGCCTATCTGATGGCGCACCCCGAGGTGATCCGCGAGGCTGTCCAGAAGCTCAACGAGAAGGAGCAGCTGGCCGCCGCCAAGGCTTCGACCGAAGCGCTCGGCAAATACCGCGCCCAGCTGGAGCGCGATCCGCGCGACTTCGTGGCCAATCCCGACGGCAAGTTCACGGTGGTGGAGTTCTTCGATTACCGCTGCGGCTACTGCAAGCTGGCCGCGCCGGAGGTGGTGAAGCTGATCCACGACAATCCGGACATCCGCTTCGTGTTCAAGGAATTCCCGATCTTCGGCGAGGTGTCGGACACCGCCGCCAGGATCGCGCTGACTGCGCCCGGCAAGACCAAGGGTCTGCAACTCTACCAGACCTGGATGGGCGAGAAGGCCCTGGACGAGGCCGCCGTCGACCGCCACCTGCAGGAAGCCGGCCTCGATCCCGCCGCGGTCCGCAAAGCCTCGCAGGACCCGGCCATCCAGCGCCAGCTCACCGACACCCGCCAGCTCGCCCAGGCGCTGCACATCGAAGGCACGCCGGCCTTCATCATCGGCGACACCCTGGTGCCGGGCGCCGACATGACCGCGCTGCGCGCCGCGATCACCGTGGCCAAGGCGGGCAATCTCAAGAAGCTCGGCTAG
- a CDS encoding NAD(P)/FAD-dependent oxidoreductase, with product MTERVLVIGAGMAGLWTALALAPTGREVLLLERDPPPPPGGVEAAFSDWTRRGVGHLRHSHAFLARLRLLIRDQHPELLAELLAAGCRELGFDGTLTALHRRAYTPEPVDGDLVILTSRRTTLEWVMRRYVERLPGVSIRSETFVRALRIAPGPTPVVTGVEIDGPEGPLELTADLVVDAAGRTSSALEQLVAAGAAVGEASEGAGVIYFTRHYRLNPDASEPPRGGKGPATGDLGYLKFGVFPGDNGCFSVTLCVPEVEEELRKAVVDPAMFDAICAQLPGPAAWVEPERASGVSRVFGMGQLESLWRDLAPGGRPAVLGYFAVGDSLARTNPLYGRGCSFAAVCAYLLRDALEATPDPAQRLLRYRAGADTELRPYYQVMRDADRAAVRRARQMLTPAYRPTLKARLTRSFFQDGVAIAVRSDVELLRAALRGFHMLEHPQAWLKRPANLAKVLRYWARGRRRNAEAYPAKAGPGREEMMTAVGLSPSLDIERLRAQAA from the coding sequence ATGACCGAACGGGTTCTGGTGATCGGCGCGGGCATGGCCGGCCTTTGGACGGCGCTGGCGCTCGCCCCCACGGGCCGCGAGGTGCTGCTGCTGGAGCGCGATCCGCCGCCGCCGCCCGGCGGGGTAGAAGCCGCCTTCTCCGACTGGACCCGGCGCGGCGTGGGGCACCTGCGGCACAGCCACGCCTTCCTGGCCCGCCTGCGGCTGCTGATCCGCGACCAGCACCCGGAGTTGCTGGCCGAGCTGCTGGCGGCGGGCTGCCGCGAACTGGGCTTTGACGGCACGCTGACCGCCCTGCACCGGCGCGCCTACACGCCGGAACCGGTGGACGGCGACCTGGTGATCCTCACCAGCCGCCGCACCACCCTGGAGTGGGTGATGCGCCGCTACGTGGAGCGCCTGCCCGGCGTCTCGATCCGCTCCGAAACCTTCGTCCGCGCCCTGCGCATCGCGCCGGGGCCGACGCCGGTGGTGACCGGGGTCGAGATCGACGGCCCGGAAGGTCCGCTGGAACTCACCGCCGACCTGGTGGTGGACGCCGCAGGCCGCACCTCGTCGGCCCTCGAGCAACTGGTCGCCGCCGGAGCCGCGGTCGGCGAGGCCTCGGAAGGCGCCGGCGTCATCTATTTCACCCGCCACTACCGGCTCAACCCCGACGCCTCGGAGCCGCCGCGCGGCGGCAAAGGGCCCGCGACCGGCGACCTGGGCTATCTGAAGTTCGGCGTCTTTCCCGGCGACAACGGCTGCTTCTCCGTCACCCTGTGCGTCCCCGAGGTCGAGGAGGAGCTGCGCAAGGCGGTGGTCGATCCGGCGATGTTCGACGCCATCTGCGCCCAGCTGCCCGGCCCCGCGGCCTGGGTGGAGCCCGAGCGGGCGAGCGGCGTCAGCCGGGTGTTCGGCATGGGCCAGCTGGAGAGCCTCTGGCGGGACCTGGCGCCCGGCGGCCGACCGGCCGTGCTGGGGTACTTCGCCGTCGGCGACAGCCTGGCGCGCACCAATCCGCTGTACGGGCGGGGCTGCTCCTTCGCCGCGGTCTGCGCCTATCTGCTGCGCGACGCTCTGGAGGCGACGCCGGACCCGGCCCAGCGGCTGCTCCGCTACCGCGCCGGCGCGGACACCGAACTGCGGCCCTACTATCAGGTCATGCGCGACGCCGACCGCGCGGCCGTGCGGCGGGCCCGCCAGATGCTGACCCCGGCTTATCGTCCAACCCTGAAGGCCCGCCTGACCCGGAGCTTCTTTCAGGACGGGGTGGCGATCGCCGTACGCTCCGACGTCGAACTGCTGCGCGCGGCCTTGCGCGGCTTCCACATGCTGGAGCACCCGCAGGCCTGGCTGAAGCGGCCGGCCAATCTCGCCAAGGTGCTGAGGTACTGGGCCCGCGGGCGTCGGCGCAACGCCGAGGCCTATCCCGCCAAGGCCGGGCCGGGACGCGAGGAGATGATGACCGCCGTCGGTCTGTCGCCCAGCCTCGACATCGAGCGCCTGCGGGCGCAGGCGGCCTGA
- a CDS encoding SDR family oxidoreductase, translating into MAAERKSIFITGAASGMGRETARLFASKGWFVGGYDVNEAGLESLREELGPKNCLVRRLDVTDRADYRAALDRFAPAAGGRLDILYNNAGIGRGGPFDQQPFEDIAAVVQVNLMGVLIGIYEAVPLLKATPGSLCFTTSSSSATFGMPGIAVYSATKHAVKGLTEALSVEFKALGVRVACVLPGLIDTPILPPGVAANAPKEGMFRAIPPAEVAQVVWDAYHADKLHWYVPPELAELDKAAALNPEAVRDQMGSGAFFTGPTERKAD; encoded by the coding sequence GTGGCCGCCGAGCGCAAGTCGATCTTCATCACCGGGGCGGCGTCGGGCATGGGGCGGGAGACCGCCCGGCTGTTCGCGTCCAAGGGTTGGTTCGTCGGCGGCTATGACGTCAACGAGGCGGGGCTGGAGAGCTTGCGCGAGGAACTGGGGCCGAAGAACTGCCTGGTCCGTCGCCTCGACGTCACCGACCGCGCCGACTACCGCGCCGCCCTGGACCGCTTCGCGCCGGCGGCCGGCGGGCGGCTCGACATCCTCTACAACAACGCCGGCATCGGCCGCGGCGGGCCCTTCGATCAGCAGCCGTTCGAGGACATCGCCGCCGTCGTCCAGGTCAACCTGATGGGCGTGCTGATCGGCATCTACGAGGCCGTGCCGCTGCTCAAGGCGACGCCCGGCTCGCTGTGCTTCACCACCTCGTCGTCCTCGGCGACCTTCGGCATGCCGGGGATCGCGGTCTATTCGGCCACCAAGCACGCGGTGAAGGGGCTCACCGAGGCGCTGTCCGTGGAGTTCAAGGCGCTGGGCGTGCGGGTCGCCTGCGTGCTGCCCGGGCTGATCGACACCCCGATCCTGCCGCCCGGCGTCGCCGCCAATGCCCCCAAGGAGGGCATGTTCCGCGCCATCCCGCCGGCCGAGGTCGCCCAGGTGGTCTGGGACGCCTACCACGCCGACAAGCTGCACTGGTACGTGCCGCCGGAGCTGGCGGAGCTCGATAAGGCCGCGGCGCTGAATCCCGAGGCCGTGCGCGACCAGATGGGGTCCGGCGCCTTCTTCACCGGCCCGACCGAGCGCAAGGCCGACTGA
- a CDS encoding thiazole synthase, with protein sequence MDGSVQAEDTWSVAGRTFRSRLIVGTGKYKDYAQNAAAAEAAGAEIVTVALRRVNLSDPSQPMLVDHVKPDRFTFLPNTAGCFTGEDAVRTLRLAREAGGWDLVKLEVLSNTKHLLPDMEETLRALKLLIADGFQVMVYCSDDPVYAKKLEDAGAAAIMPLGAPIGSGRGIQNILNLGLIIEQATVPVLVDAGVGTASDASLAMELGCDAVLMNTAIAEARDPIRMARAMKHAVIAGREAYLAGRMPKRMYADPSSPLAGLI encoded by the coding sequence ATGGACGGTTCTGTCCAGGCTGAAGACACCTGGTCAGTGGCGGGGCGGACCTTCCGCTCGCGGCTGATCGTCGGCACCGGCAAGTACAAGGATTACGCCCAGAACGCCGCGGCCGCGGAGGCCGCCGGCGCGGAGATCGTCACCGTGGCGCTGCGCCGGGTGAACCTCTCCGATCCCAGCCAGCCGATGCTGGTCGACCACGTGAAGCCGGACCGCTTCACCTTCCTGCCGAACACCGCCGGCTGCTTCACCGGCGAGGATGCGGTCCGCACCCTGCGCCTGGCCCGCGAGGCGGGCGGCTGGGACCTGGTGAAGCTGGAGGTGCTGTCCAACACCAAGCACCTGTTGCCGGACATGGAAGAGACGCTCAGGGCGCTGAAGCTGCTGATCGCCGACGGCTTCCAGGTGATGGTCTACTGCTCCGACGACCCGGTGTACGCCAAGAAGCTGGAGGACGCGGGCGCCGCCGCGATCATGCCGCTGGGCGCGCCGATCGGCTCCGGGCGCGGCATCCAGAACATCCTCAACCTCGGGCTGATCATCGAGCAGGCCACCGTGCCGGTGCTGGTGGACGCCGGCGTCGGCACCGCGTCGGACGCGTCGCTGGCCATGGAGCTGGGCTGCGACGCGGTCTTGATGAACACCGCCATCGCCGAGGCGCGCGATCCGATTCGGATGGCGCGGGCGATGAAGCACGCGGTGATCGCCGGTCGCGAGGCCTACCTCGCCGGCCGCATGCCCAAGCGGATGTACGCCGACCCGTCCTCGCCGCTGGCCGGACTGATCTGA
- the thiS gene encoding sulfur carrier protein ThiS yields the protein MKLTVNGESRGFEAVCDVAALVAALGLDGRKVAVERNLEIVPRSAYGSTALSDGDRIEIVHFIGGG from the coding sequence TTGAAGCTGACCGTCAACGGAGAGAGCCGCGGCTTCGAGGCCGTTTGCGACGTCGCCGCCCTGGTGGCGGCGCTGGGCCTGGACGGCCGCAAGGTGGCGGTCGAACGCAATCTGGAGATCGTCCCCAGATCGGCGTACGGGAGCACCGCGCTCTCGGACGGCGACCGGATCGAGATCGTGCATTTCATCGGAGGCGGCTGA
- the aroQ gene encoding type II 3-dehydroquinate dehydratase, producing MSKPIYVLSGPNLNLLGVREPEIYGHQTLDDVRGLCEARASSLGREVVFRQSNHEGELIDWIQEAREKACALVINPAGYGHTSVAILDALKMVGVPVVECHLSNPASREAFRRETYVSLAATGVVTGFGAASYELAVEAAAGLAR from the coding sequence ATGTCGAAACCGATCTATGTGCTGAGCGGCCCCAATCTCAACCTCCTGGGCGTCCGCGAGCCCGAGATTTATGGCCATCAAACCCTGGACGACGTGCGCGGCCTCTGCGAGGCGCGGGCGTCGTCGCTGGGGCGTGAAGTCGTGTTCCGCCAATCCAACCACGAAGGCGAGCTGATCGACTGGATCCAGGAGGCCCGCGAGAAGGCCTGCGCCCTGGTCATCAACCCCGCCGGCTATGGCCACACCTCGGTGGCCATCCTCGACGCCTTGAAGATGGTGGGCGTGCCCGTGGTGGAGTGCCACCTCTCGAACCCCGCTTCCCGCGAGGCGTTCCGCCGTGAGACCTACGTATCCCTCGCAGCCACCGGCGTGGTCACCGGATTCGGCGCTGCGAGCTATGAACTGGCCGTCGAGGCCGCTGCGGGCCTGGCCCGCTGA
- the accB gene encoding acetyl-CoA carboxylase biotin carboxyl carrier protein: protein MASSPKAPADPIDSRLVRKLADILTDTGLSEIEVEHAGLKIRVAKTLTAQPMMQVAAPAPMAAAAPNPVAVFAEPAVVERSKGDLVNSPMVGTVYLQPQPGADSFVKVGDTVQAGQTMMIIEAMKTMNPIPAPKGGKVVEIIVADGQPVEFGEPLAVIE, encoded by the coding sequence ATGGCTAGCAGTCCCAAGGCTCCAGCCGATCCCATCGACTCGCGCCTGGTGCGCAAACTGGCCGACATCCTCACCGACACCGGCCTGTCCGAGATCGAGGTGGAGCACGCGGGCCTCAAGATCCGGGTGGCCAAGACCCTGACCGCCCAGCCGATGATGCAGGTCGCCGCGCCTGCCCCAATGGCGGCCGCCGCGCCGAACCCAGTCGCCGTCTTCGCCGAACCGGCGGTCGTCGAACGGTCGAAGGGCGACCTGGTCAACTCGCCGATGGTCGGCACCGTCTACCTGCAGCCCCAGCCGGGCGCCGATTCCTTCGTGAAAGTGGGCGACACGGTGCAGGCCGGGCAGACGATGATGATCATCGAGGCCATGAAGACCATGAACCCGATCCCGGCCCCGAAGGGCGGCAAGGTGGTCGAGATCATCGTCGCCGATGGCCAGCCGGTGGAGTTCGGCGAACCGCTCGCCGTCATCGAGTAG
- the accC gene encoding acetyl-CoA carboxylase biotin carboxylase subunit, translating into MFEKILIANRGEIALRVHRACKEMGISTVAVHSEADSGAMWVRLADESVCIGPAPAAKSYLNIPSIIAAAEITGAQAIHPGYGFLSENARFAEIVNAHGFTFIGPKPEHIKMMGDKITAKQAVKDAGIPVVPGSEGALTTEEEAFAAAKEIGFPVLIKAAAGGGGRGMKVAQTEDDLAEAVSTARAEAKAAFGDDAVYMERYLQTPRHIELQVIADSFGNVCHLGERDCSLQRRHQKVLEEAPSPVIDAAARAKIGKVVVDAVKAIGYLGVGTIEFLYENGEFFFIEMNTRLQVEHPVTEAITDIDLVREQIRIAAGLPLSFRQEDVAFEGHAIECRINAENPKTFVPSPGLVTDYHAPGGLGVRMDSALYAGYSIPPYYDSLIGKLIVHGRDRDECIARLCRCLGEIVVAGIDTNIPLFQELMAQPDIIAGNYNIHWLENWMKAQAAA; encoded by the coding sequence ATGTTCGAGAAAATCCTCATCGCCAACCGCGGCGAGATCGCACTTCGCGTGCACCGCGCCTGCAAGGAGATGGGCATCTCCACCGTCGCCGTGCATTCCGAGGCCGACAGCGGCGCCATGTGGGTGCGGCTGGCCGACGAGAGCGTCTGCATCGGCCCGGCGCCGGCCGCCAAGAGCTACCTGAACATCCCCTCGATCATCGCCGCGGCGGAGATCACCGGGGCTCAGGCGATCCACCCGGGCTACGGATTCCTCTCGGAAAACGCCCGCTTCGCCGAGATCGTGAACGCCCACGGCTTCACCTTCATCGGACCCAAGCCTGAGCACATCAAGATGATGGGCGACAAGATCACCGCCAAGCAGGCGGTGAAGGACGCCGGAATCCCCGTGGTGCCCGGCTCCGAGGGCGCGCTGACCACCGAGGAGGAGGCCTTCGCGGCCGCCAAGGAAATCGGCTTCCCCGTGCTGATCAAGGCCGCCGCCGGCGGCGGCGGGCGCGGCATGAAGGTCGCCCAGACCGAGGACGACCTGGCCGAGGCGGTCTCGACGGCGCGCGCCGAGGCCAAGGCGGCGTTCGGCGACGACGCGGTTTACATGGAACGCTACCTCCAGACCCCGCGGCACATCGAGCTGCAGGTGATCGCCGACAGCTTCGGCAACGTCTGCCACCTCGGCGAGCGCGACTGCTCGCTGCAGCGCCGCCACCAGAAGGTGCTGGAGGAAGCCCCCTCGCCTGTCATCGACGCCGCCGCCCGCGCCAAGATCGGCAAGGTGGTGGTCGATGCGGTCAAGGCCATCGGCTACCTCGGCGTCGGCACCATCGAGTTCCTGTACGAGAACGGCGAGTTCTTCTTCATCGAGATGAACACCCGCCTGCAGGTGGAGCACCCGGTCACCGAGGCGATCACCGACATCGACCTGGTGCGCGAGCAGATCCGCATCGCCGCCGGCCTGCCGCTGTCGTTCCGCCAGGAGGACGTGGCGTTCGAGGGCCACGCCATCGAGTGCCGGATCAACGCCGAGAACCCTAAGACCTTCGTCCCCTCGCCCGGCCTGGTCACCGACTACCACGCCCCCGGCGGCCTCGGCGTGCGGATGGATAGCGCCCTCTACGCCGGCTATTCGATCCCGCCCTATTACGACAGCCTGATCGGCAAGCTGATCGTCCACGGCCGCGACCGCGACGAATGCATCGCCCGCCTCTGCCGCTGCCTGGGGGAGATCGTGGTGGCCGGGATCGACACCAACATCCCGCTGTTCCAGGAGCTGATGGCCCAGCCGGACATCATCGCCGGCAACTACAACATCCATTGGCTCGAGAACTGGATGAAGGCCCAGGCCGCCGCCTGA
- a CDS encoding DUF2155 domain-containing protein, whose amino-acid sequence MVGASAAGLVSAQPAPPAPPVLVTPPPAPTPGPGGPAEEAPPVNVPTPAPMVVPPISEKEVAPAPPPKPKVEEKPAEQVRRARYDVAILQALDKVTAESLRFEAPVGRPVRYKSLVFTVRACERSASDEAVEDSVVYMTIDSQPRPAPGKPTPPARQAFKGWMYASSPGLHPLEHPVYDAWLITCRAAAPLNAPAPIPVAAPATPAPKATPAAAPAAAKAAPTAPVTPKLVPPAPEPAAPAPPPPAEPEVPPT is encoded by the coding sequence ATGGTCGGCGCGTCGGCTGCGGGGCTGGTCTCCGCCCAGCCCGCACCGCCGGCGCCGCCCGTCCTGGTGACCCCGCCACCGGCGCCGACGCCGGGGCCGGGCGGTCCCGCCGAGGAAGCGCCGCCGGTCAACGTGCCGACGCCGGCGCCGATGGTGGTGCCGCCGATCTCCGAGAAGGAGGTCGCGCCTGCGCCGCCGCCGAAGCCCAAGGTCGAGGAGAAGCCCGCCGAACAGGTCCGGCGCGCGCGCTACGACGTCGCCATCCTGCAGGCGCTGGACAAGGTCACCGCCGAGTCGCTGCGGTTCGAGGCCCCGGTCGGCCGGCCGGTCCGCTACAAGAGCCTGGTGTTCACGGTCCGGGCCTGCGAGCGCTCGGCGTCGGACGAGGCGGTCGAGGACTCGGTCGTCTACATGACCATCGACTCCCAGCCGAGGCCTGCGCCGGGCAAGCCGACCCCGCCGGCGAGGCAGGCGTTCAAGGGCTGGATGTACGCCTCGTCCCCCGGCCTGCACCCGTTGGAGCATCCGGTCTACGACGCCTGGCTGATCACCTGCAGGGCCGCTGCGCCGCTCAATGCGCCGGCGCCCATTCCGGTCGCGGCGCCCGCCACGCCGGCCCCCAAGGCGACGCCCGCCGCCGCGCCGGCGGCAGCCAAGGCGGCCCCGACCGCGCCGGTGACGCCGAAGCTGGTCCCACCCGCGCCTGAGCCGGCCGCGCCCGCGCCTCCACCCCCGGCGGAGCCGGAAGTCCCGCCCACCTGA
- a CDS encoding NADH:ubiquinone oxidoreductase subunit NDUFA12: MFKTMFTWWNGATAGIHFTIARRGVFIGQDENGNRYYEAKDTSDSYDGRKRRWVVFNGYAEASKVTPDWHGWLHHTFIEPPTVEPFVVKSWEKEHRPNLSGTIHAYRPKGSLARGGERQRATGDYEAWKPE, encoded by the coding sequence ATCTTCAAGACCATGTTCACCTGGTGGAACGGCGCCACCGCCGGCATCCACTTCACCATCGCCCGCCGCGGCGTGTTCATCGGCCAGGACGAGAACGGCAACCGCTACTACGAGGCCAAGGACACCTCCGACAGCTACGACGGCCGCAAGCGCCGGTGGGTGGTCTTCAACGGCTATGCCGAAGCCTCCAAGGTCACGCCCGACTGGCACGGCTGGCTGCACCACACCTTCATCGAGCCGCCGACGGTCGAGCCGTTCGTGGTGAAGTCGTGGGAGAAGGAACACCGGCCGAACCTCTCGGGCACCATCCACGCCTACCGGCCGAAGGGGTCGCTGGCCCGCGGCGGCGAGCGCCAGCGCGCCACCGGCGACTACGAGGCCTGGAAGCCGGAATAG
- a CDS encoding ribonucleotide reductase, with translation MAAATAGVGIEGRILELSDRVLEVLAPAHWPDARVEAWIDWAGGEPDLPQAIADYVETLTAHAQAKGLVKDVRGRTRFRDNLTAALLSGAVAIGSEPTANAPAVIDAASPELAAALRRLASDCRGELAAAAAGRALADRLQAVMDAVLRCEGDPAACADPTRNASLARAAEAARGGGASAAMILDAIALARAGESHWEVEGAAPAVDRLRLIVAAAPDNLAGPAGRQIALAAWTTGAVAVAPGMAAATRLAEAQPALRGGVDLMAFWSEPGFDIAGFEAAVQLLARALAAASDGPALLGLAGLADWLIAHGLDYDSEAGRETARELYLAAGAAIEASGARLQGGLAVFVDPELSLRLGGGDLSAAPSSGPVTLAETLDGEPVRVLSEAALRGFAVLGVDPGEMRGHLLGRGDLAEAPAIDARALAARGFTDHEIAAAEAALPLARRLADAFAPQVIGEGFVRDVLGATADQLADPRLDVLALAGFTPDEIAAAEAYALGAPDLADAEALTLEQRRIFRTAADLGDAPRHAMLGALEPALATPPLAEVVLPWDAEPEAAVGRLAGPLAVRLRRAAPPADLTLDLPAMTAEAAPRPAREAPPEERVVERIVERDRTRRKLPDRRKGYIQKAAVGGHKVYLHTGEYDDGELGEIFIDMHKEGAAFRSLMNNFAIAISIGLQYGVPLDEFVDAFVFTRFEPAGPVTGNDTVKSATSILDYIFRELGVSYLGRNDLASDDPGELNADGLGHGKADALASDEPQPASRFISRGFSRGAAPDNLVFLPTANRLSGPASFEAAEVCAACGDIAVVRKGQAMICETCGARAGRAGEDQAS, from the coding sequence ATGGCGGCAGCAACGGCGGGTGTGGGAATCGAGGGGCGGATCCTGGAGCTGTCCGACCGCGTCCTCGAAGTCCTGGCCCCGGCGCACTGGCCCGACGCCCGGGTCGAAGCCTGGATCGACTGGGCAGGGGGAGAGCCGGACTTGCCGCAGGCCATCGCCGACTATGTCGAGACCCTCACCGCCCACGCCCAGGCCAAGGGACTGGTCAAGGACGTGCGCGGCCGCACCCGTTTCCGCGACAACCTCACGGCGGCGCTGCTGAGCGGCGCCGTCGCCATCGGGTCCGAGCCGACCGCCAACGCGCCGGCGGTGATCGACGCCGCGTCGCCCGAGCTCGCCGCGGCCTTGCGCCGGCTGGCCTCCGATTGCCGGGGAGAGCTCGCCGCCGCGGCGGCCGGCCGCGCGTTGGCCGACCGCCTGCAAGCGGTGATGGACGCCGTCCTGCGCTGCGAGGGCGACCCGGCCGCCTGCGCCGATCCGACCCGCAACGCCAGTCTCGCCCGCGCCGCCGAAGCCGCCCGCGGCGGCGGGGCCTCCGCGGCCATGATCCTCGACGCCATCGCCCTGGCCCGCGCCGGCGAAAGCCATTGGGAGGTCGAAGGCGCTGCGCCGGCGGTCGATCGTCTGCGCCTGATCGTCGCCGCCGCCCCCGACAACCTTGCCGGCCCGGCCGGCCGCCAGATCGCGCTCGCCGCCTGGACCACCGGCGCCGTGGCCGTCGCGCCCGGCATGGCGGCGGCCACCCGTCTGGCTGAGGCCCAACCCGCGCTGCGCGGCGGCGTCGACCTGATGGCCTTCTGGTCGGAGCCCGGCTTCGACATCGCCGGCTTCGAGGCGGCCGTGCAGCTCCTGGCCCGCGCCCTGGCGGCGGCCAGCGACGGCCCGGCGCTGCTGGGCCTGGCGGGCCTCGCCGACTGGCTGATCGCCCACGGGCTCGACTACGACAGCGAGGCCGGCCGCGAGACCGCGCGCGAGCTCTACCTTGCCGCCGGGGCGGCGATCGAAGCGTCCGGCGCCAGGCTCCAGGGCGGCCTCGCCGTCTTCGTCGACCCCGAGCTGTCGCTGCGGCTCGGCGGCGGCGACCTCTCCGCGGCGCCGTCCAGCGGCCCGGTGACCCTGGCCGAAACCCTGGACGGGGAGCCGGTCCGGGTGCTGTCGGAGGCCGCCCTGCGCGGCTTCGCCGTCCTAGGCGTCGATCCCGGCGAGATGCGCGGCCACCTGCTGGGCCGTGGCGACCTGGCCGAGGCGCCGGCGATCGACGCGCGCGCCCTCGCCGCCCGCGGTTTCACCGACCACGAGATCGCCGCGGCGGAAGCCGCCCTGCCCCTGGCGCGCCGCCTCGCCGACGCCTTCGCGCCGCAGGTGATCGGCGAAGGCTTCGTGCGCGACGTCCTGGGGGCCACCGCCGACCAACTGGCCGACCCGCGCCTCGACGTCCTGGCGCTGGCCGGCTTCACGCCCGACGAGATCGCGGCGGCGGAGGCCTACGCGCTGGGCGCCCCCGACCTCGCCGACGCCGAGGCCCTGACGCTCGAGCAGCGGCGCATCTTCCGTACGGCCGCGGATCTGGGGGACGCGCCCCGGCACGCCATGCTGGGGGCGCTGGAGCCCGCGCTCGCCACACCGCCGTTGGCCGAGGTGGTGCTGCCCTGGGACGCCGAACCCGAGGCCGCCGTCGGCCGGCTCGCCGGACCTCTGGCGGTGCGCCTGCGCCGCGCCGCGCCACCGGCCGACCTGACGCTGGACCTGCCCGCCATGACCGCCGAGGCCGCGCCGCGGCCCGCCCGCGAGGCGCCGCCCGAAGAACGCGTCGTGGAGCGGATCGTCGAGCGCGACCGCACCCGCCGCAAGCTCCCCGACCGCCGCAAGGGCTATATCCAGAAGGCGGCCGTCGGCGGCCACAAGGTCTACCTGCACACCGGCGAGTACGACGACGGCGAGCTCGGCGAGATCTTCATCGACATGCACAAGGAAGGCGCCGCCTTCCGCTCGCTGATGAACAACTTCGCCATCGCGATCTCGATCGGACTGCAATACGGCGTGCCGCTGGACGAGTTCGTCGACGCCTTCGTCTTCACCCGCTTCGAGCCGGCCGGACCGGTGACCGGCAACGACACCGTCAAGTCGGCGACCTCGATCCTCGACTACATCTTCCGCGAGCTGGGCGTCTCCTACCTGGGCCGCAACGACCTGGCGAGCGACGACCCCGGCGAGCTGAACGCCGACGGCCTGGGTCACGGCAAGGCCGACGCCCTCGCCAGCGACGAGCCGCAGCCGGCCAGCCGGTTCATCTCCCGCGGCTTCTCGCGCGGCGCGGCGCCGGACAACCTGGTCTTCCTGCCGACGGCCAACCGCCTGAGCGGGCCGGCCAGCTTCGAGGCCGCCGAGGTCTGCGCGGCGTGCGGCGACATCGCCGTGGTGCGCAAGGGCCAGGCGATGATCTGCGAAACCTGCGGCGCCCGAGCCGGCCGCGCCGGCGAGGACCAGGCCAGCTAA